In Actinomycetes bacterium, one DNA window encodes the following:
- a CDS encoding NADH-quinone oxidoreductase subunit A, protein MDGFYGGYALVGLVLLVGVVFVTVAFTANRLLAPSVPGVGKSLTYECGVDPVGEGWAQSHVRYYVYAYLYVIFAVDAVYLFPWATIFAAPGYGVTTLVEMFVFIGFLAVGLLYAWRKGVLTWS, encoded by the coding sequence GTGGACGGCTTCTACGGCGGCTACGCCCTGGTCGGGCTGGTCCTGCTGGTCGGCGTGGTCTTCGTGACCGTCGCGTTCACGGCCAACCGACTGCTGGCGCCGTCGGTGCCGGGCGTCGGCAAGTCCCTGACCTACGAGTGCGGGGTCGACCCGGTCGGCGAGGGCTGGGCGCAGAGCCACGTGCGCTACTACGTCTACGCCTACCTCTACGTGATCTTCGCCGTCGACGCGGTCTACCTCTTCCCGTGGGCGACGATCTTCGCCGCGCCGGGCTACGGCGTCACGACGCTGGTGGAGATGTTCGTCTTCATCGGGTTCCTCGCAGTCGGCCTGCTCTACGCCTGGCGCAAGGGGGTGCTGACGTGGTCGTGA